The stretch of DNA CCACCTTGCGATTCCCAAGGATGTCATACATACTCGTTAAGGTCTCTTTAAGCCGATGTGGTGACTCGTAGAAAACAAGAGTTCCTGTCTGCTTCTTTAAGTTCTCTAATTCCATTTTCTTTTCTTTTTTACTTCGGTTTAAGAAACCATAAAAATAAAAAGGCTGGCATGCAAGTCCAGAAGCAATTAAAGCAGGAAGAGCTGCATTTGCACCAGGCAATGGAACGACTGTCACTTTCTCACTAATTGCAGCATAAACCAGTTCATAGCCTGGATCTGAAATGGCTGGCATACCGGCATCACTCACTAAAGCAATTTTCATGCCTTCCTTAATCTTATGAATAAGCTTTTCACCACTAGATTCTTTATTATGCTCATGATAGCTGATAACAGGTGTTTGAATTTCAAAGTAATTGCATAGTTTCTTTGTATTTCTTGTATCTTCCGCAGCAATCAAGTCTGCTTCTTTTAATATCCTTACAGCCCGAAAACTCATGTCTTCTAGATTGCCAATAGGAGTTGGGACAAGATAGAGAATTCCCTTTTGTGCCTCGTTTTCAAAGCTCTTTTGCTGCCACATTGTAACCACCCACTTTATAGAATAGCGTAAGGCCCCCGCTTAGCGGCGATAAGCATAAGACGAGCCGGCATGAAGGTTGCTCTTTAACCTTCTTGACGGATTGGCTTATGACTCGAGCCGTTGGCGCCTGGAGCTGGACATTTATTCGCCATATAAAATCTTTTTGATTTCCGCTGTATATTCTCCATCCTCATTATAGACAAACAAAGGTGGAAGTATTTTTAAATCAGGACTGCCATCTTTAATTGCTTCAACTAGTAAGGTATTAGCTTCTTTTCCCTGCTTCGGATATACAAATTGAATCCGCTTTGGTTCCAATCGGTATTGCCGCATGATCGTAATAATGTCCATCAACCTTCCAGGACGATGAACAAATGCCACCTTCCCTCCTTGTCGCACCAATTGACTTGAAGCCTTTACCGCATCCTCAAGCGAACAAAGTATTTCGTGGCGGGCAATGGCTAGGTGCTCATTCGGATTTATTTCTTCTTTAGATGGAGTTGTAAAATAGGGAGGATTACAGGTTACGACATCGAATTTACCATATCCTAACTCCTTAGGCATTTCCTTTATATCTCCATGAATCATTTCAAGGCGTTCCTGTAGACGGTTATATTCTATACTTCTTACTGCCATATCATAAAGTCTCTCTTGTATCTCCACCCCAGTAATCTTTCCTTTTGTACGAGCACTTAAAAATAATGGTATAACTCCATTCCCACTGCATAAATCGATT from Neobacillus sp. CF12 encodes:
- the rsmI gene encoding 16S rRNA (cytidine(1402)-2'-O)-methyltransferase is translated as MWQQKSFENEAQKGILYLVPTPIGNLEDMSFRAVRILKEADLIAAEDTRNTKKLCNYFEIQTPVISYHEHNKESSGEKLIHKIKEGMKIALVSDAGMPAISDPGYELVYAAISEKVTVVPLPGANAALPALIASGLACQPFYFYGFLNRSKKEKKMELENLKKQTGTLVFYESPHRLKETLTSMYDILGNRKVAICRELTKKFEEFIRGTLEEIVEWSHQDEIRGEFCLIVDGADETTVKEEEVSWWQAMSIDEHVNHYINIKGIPSKEAIKQTSKDRGLTKRDVYQAFHIDE
- a CDS encoding tRNA1(Val) (adenine(37)-N6)-methyltransferase → MVILKDDERLDYLLAENLRIIQSPSVFAFSLDAVLLARFVYVPIQKGNIIDLCSGNGVIPLFLSARTKGKITGVEIQERLYDMAVRSIEYNRLQERLEMIHGDIKEMPKELGYGKFDVVTCNPPYFTTPSKEEINPNEHLAIARHEILCSLEDAVKASSQLVRQGGKVAFVHRPGRLMDIITIMRQYRLEPKRIQFVYPKQGKEANTLLVEAIKDGSPDLKILPPLFVYNEDGEYTAEIKKILYGE